In one Candidatus Omnitrophota bacterium genomic region, the following are encoded:
- a CDS encoding DUF1049 domain-containing protein produces the protein MNAKLIAGLVLACLALIFIFQNTVVVKIEFLFWSLSMSSSLLMVVLVLIGVVIGWLLKSYISFKGK, from the coding sequence ATGAATGCTAAACTGATTGCGGGTCTTGTGTTAGCTTGCTTGGCGCTCATCTTCATATTTCAAAACACGGTTGTCGTTAAGATCGAGTTTTTGTTTTGGTCCCTGTCCATGTCCAGTTCCCTTTTGATGGTAGTACTTGTTTTAATTGGCGTAGTTATCGGGTGGCTGCTAAAGAGTTACATCTCTTTTAAGGGAAAATGA
- a CDS encoding alpha/beta hydrolase encodes MKTKTPFTRYSLNWAFCWACVFLTCGAVQAQAEWPHVVPSKDGTPVSYEIYGAGEPALVFVHGWSCDSRYWRAQLPRFSRNHRVVLLDLAGHGHSGLSRSKYTMKAFGEDVQAVIEATGSRHVILIGHSMGGVVIAEAARLMPERVIGLIGIDTLENIEYPLTREELDQMLAPLKKDFGPGARGFVGQMLSAQTGPQLREWILSDMSAAPPAVALSAMNEMMSMYIRGEVALIFDEIRIPVMTVNGDLWPIDYEANRRHMASFDAVVLEDADHFLMMARPEEFNSALENVIHRLVTVGSE; translated from the coding sequence ATGAAAACTAAGACACCATTTACAAGATACTCGCTGAACTGGGCATTCTGTTGGGCGTGCGTATTCTTGACTTGCGGAGCGGTTCAGGCGCAAGCGGAGTGGCCCCATGTGGTCCCTTCCAAAGACGGCACACCGGTTTCTTACGAGATCTATGGCGCCGGAGAGCCGGCCCTTGTGTTTGTGCACGGTTGGAGCTGTGACTCGCGCTACTGGCGCGCCCAATTGCCCCGTTTTTCCCGGAACCACCGCGTTGTCTTGCTGGATCTTGCCGGCCATGGCCATTCGGGTTTAAGCCGTTCCAAGTACACCATGAAGGCTTTTGGTGAGGATGTTCAGGCGGTCATTGAGGCCACGGGCAGCCGGCACGTTATTCTGATAGGCCACTCCATGGGAGGTGTGGTCATTGCCGAAGCGGCCCGGCTCATGCCGGAGCGAGTGATTGGGTTAATCGGCATCGACACCCTTGAAAACATAGAATATCCGCTGACCCGGGAAGAACTCGATCAAATGCTCGCTCCTTTGAAAAAGGACTTTGGCCCCGGCGCGCGGGGATTTGTCGGGCAGATGCTCTCGGCTCAGACCGGTCCGCAGCTTCGCGAGTGGATTCTTTCGGATATGTCCGCTGCCCCGCCTGCCGTTGCTTTGAGCGCGATGAACGAAATGATGTCCATGTACATTCGCGGGGAAGTGGCGCTAATATTTGATGAAATCCGGATTCCTGTGATGACCGTGAATGGAGATCTGTGGCCCATTGACTATGAGGCAAACCGGAGGCATATGGCCTCATTCGATGCCGTGGTTCTGGAAGACGCCGATCATTTTTTGATGATGGCTCGTCCGGAAGAATTCAACAGTGCATTGGAGAACGTTATCCACAGGTTGGTAACAGTGGGGTCAGAGTAG
- the cobO gene encoding cob(I)yrinic acid a,c-diamide adenosyltransferase, with product MTQKAPRENPISGKAGQKGLLIVYTGEGKGKSTAAFGLAFRALGRDLRVGCVQFIKGQWKTGEEQMAARLPERVDWVCMGDGFTWETQNEEQDRATARKAWAKCLEMLKEPAYQVLIFDELNCVLDFEFLPVQEVIEALQERPAQTHVVVTGRGAPQALIEAADVVTEMKEIKHPYKQGFLAQPGVDY from the coding sequence ATGACTCAAAAAGCCCCACGCGAAAACCCCATTAGCGGCAAAGCCGGACAAAAAGGCCTGCTCATCGTCTACACAGGCGAAGGCAAGGGCAAGTCGACTGCGGCCTTTGGCTTGGCTTTCCGCGCCCTGGGCCGTGACCTGCGGGTGGGCTGCGTGCAATTCATCAAAGGCCAGTGGAAAACCGGGGAGGAACAAATGGCCGCGCGCCTGCCCGAGCGCGTGGACTGGGTGTGCATGGGCGACGGCTTCACGTGGGAGACCCAGAATGAGGAACAGGACAGGGCCACCGCGCGCAAAGCCTGGGCCAAATGCCTGGAGATGCTCAAAGAGCCTGCGTACCAAGTATTGATCTTTGACGAGCTCAACTGTGTGCTGGACTTCGAATTCCTTCCCGTGCAGGAAGTGATTGAGGCTCTGCAAGAGCGTCCTGCCCAGACCCATGTGGTTGTCACCGGCCGCGGCGCGCCGCAGGCTCTGATCGAAGCCGCCGATGTGGTGACCGAGATGAAAGAGATCAAGCACCCCTACAAGCAGGGGTTTCTCGCCCAACCCGGGGTGGATTACTAA
- a CDS encoding TonB-dependent receptor gives MPKKLSLLVLFVLTVSPAYAGQYAYLDEDAYQLEPLVVSATRTPQERSKLTRAVSLITAEDIEKMQVQSAVEVLRNVPGVFVRRTGGIARTTSISLRGAGTDQTLILLDGMDVGSPTLGDADLAALPAEIIESVEVLRGSASTLYGSKAIAGVISIRTKRGGPVRTAAKLEYGTHNTSNATVATYGEFGAVRYGLSYDRLDSDGLSAGDDVEVNNLSTAGSVEVIRGTDIDYTFNYNDSRVGSDDGPFLPDPNAYLESEKLVASAGVVSQPLEELGWTAELRISHSGDDSLYADPQNPGTAELDFSSIVETDRYGFDFINRFDFGRAGFLTVGYEFRWDKGKTDMFNREIKRNEGFIHHQWDPLENLTLVAGVREADHSTSGRETLPEVSASLRIPETGTRARVSYSEGYRSPDLNDLYWPNFGNPNLRPEKSKTMELGLAQDWERGKAGAELSLFRTDVEDLIQFAFAGGNFQSTNVDDSELQGIEIEGFFKPFRGLRLSANYTYLDARERPSDRALVRVPKNQIGFGLDYEFWNKWQFNLDGTVVGRRLSSNQTDWNKSYFKLDGALTYQMTKNFDIYGRIDNLLDKDYDEVLGYPAPGAMFFIGGKGRI, from the coding sequence ATGCCGAAGAAACTTAGCCTGCTCGTCCTGTTTGTGCTTACAGTCTCCCCCGCCTACGCAGGTCAATACGCGTATCTCGATGAAGACGCCTACCAACTCGAACCCCTCGTGGTTTCCGCCACGCGGACCCCGCAGGAAAGATCCAAATTGACGCGCGCAGTGTCTCTCATTACAGCAGAAGATATTGAAAAGATGCAGGTCCAGAGCGCCGTGGAAGTGCTCCGCAATGTGCCGGGTGTGTTTGTGAGGCGAACGGGTGGTATTGCCCGCACCACGTCCATTAGCCTCCGCGGCGCGGGCACGGATCAAACGCTCATTCTGCTTGATGGAATGGATGTGGGCAGCCCCACTTTGGGTGACGCGGATTTGGCTGCGCTGCCTGCGGAAATCATAGAAAGTGTGGAGGTGCTCCGCGGCTCTGCCAGTACTTTGTACGGCTCCAAGGCCATTGCCGGTGTGATCAGTATTCGCACCAAGCGCGGAGGCCCGGTGCGCACTGCCGCCAAACTGGAATATGGGACTCACAATACATCCAATGCCACAGTGGCCACCTACGGAGAGTTCGGGGCTGTGCGGTATGGACTGAGTTACGATCGTCTGGACAGCGATGGTTTGAGCGCCGGGGACGATGTTGAAGTGAACAACCTCTCTACGGCGGGATCCGTTGAGGTGATCAGAGGCACGGATATTGACTATACGTTCAATTATAACGACTCCAGGGTGGGGTCGGATGACGGGCCGTTCCTGCCGGATCCGAACGCTTACTTGGAGAGTGAAAAACTTGTAGCCAGCGCAGGAGTGGTGTCGCAGCCCTTGGAGGAGTTGGGTTGGACGGCAGAGTTACGAATCAGTCATAGCGGCGATGATTCTCTCTACGCGGATCCTCAAAACCCCGGTACGGCCGAACTTGATTTCAGTTCGATTGTGGAAACAGACCGGTATGGTTTCGACTTCATCAATCGTTTTGATTTTGGCCGCGCAGGATTTCTAACAGTCGGTTATGAATTCCGCTGGGACAAGGGCAAGACCGATATGTTCAATCGGGAGATCAAACGCAATGAGGGCTTTATCCACCATCAGTGGGATCCGTTGGAGAACTTGACTCTGGTCGCCGGGGTGCGGGAAGCCGATCATTCCACTTCCGGCAGGGAAACTCTACCCGAGGTCTCGGCGTCTTTACGCATCCCCGAAACAGGGACGCGAGCCAGGGTGAGTTATAGCGAAGGGTACCGTTCCCCGGATTTGAATGATCTGTATTGGCCCAACTTTGGAAATCCCAATTTGCGTCCGGAAAAGAGCAAGACGATGGAATTGGGCTTGGCTCAAGATTGGGAAAGGGGAAAGGCCGGGGCAGAACTGTCTCTGTTTCGAACAGATGTTGAAGACTTGATCCAGTTTGCTTTTGCGGGGGGTAATTTTCAAAGCACAAACGTCGACGACTCGGAGCTCCAGGGCATTGAGATCGAAGGTTTTTTTAAGCCTTTTCGCGGCTTGAGGCTTAGCGCAAACTACACCTATTTGGATGCACGCGAAAGGCCTTCAGATCGAGCCTTGGTACGAGTGCCGAAAAACCAAATCGGTTTCGGTTTGGACTATGAATTCTGGAACAAATGGCAGTTTAATTTAGACGGGACAGTTGTGGGCAGGCGGCTCTCTTCAAATCAAACGGATTGGAATAAGTCCTATTTCAAGCTGGATGGAGCCCTGACTTACCAGATGACGAAGAACTTCGACATCTACGGCCGGATTGATAACCTGTTGGACAAGGACTACGATGAGGTTTTGGGATATCCGGCGCCCGGCGCCATGTTTTTTATCGGCGGTAAAGGAAGAATCTAG